In one window of Calypte anna isolate BGI_N300 chromosome 1, bCalAnn1_v1.p, whole genome shotgun sequence DNA:
- the LOC103532392 gene encoding granulocyte-macrophage colony-stimulating factor receptor subunit alpha-like isoform X1 translates to MVAPLALIFMTQWMLMITQLCVLAGTVPTAENMNCTFGNMAPPLHNGVSFSVTTLNMNGTYSSICRSIPQGMNGSAIENFSCVIFNVSLMNCTWQAGRDAPADTQYFLYWQNSRYDDATECEFYIKDGNGRNLGCRFQNVKIEIEKAYFLVNGSSKDSVIQFYDEYIQLYKIEKLMPPSNITVSCDEIKTDCLIQWQQPQISHSGKDKCFKYGINIKYKDNPEGKAKYTSIQDGGNNHTFQRSNTRKKYLLQMRTGGTTCLVNSAWGEWSEPLEFGNEEIISSSVWTLLVVAAVTLLVAIIAILFCKRTGFWKAAFLQIPEPKNAFHGLPDSNPELMESKIQSITYENHDIVIVSDVVK, encoded by the exons GCAGAGAATATGAATTGCACATTTGGAAATATGGCACCTCCTCTGCACAATGGGGTCAGCTTTTCTGTTACAACACTGAACATGAATGGCACATACTCAAGCATCTGCAGATCTATTCCTCAAG GCATGAATGGGTCAGCCATTGAAAATTTCTCCTGTgtgatttttaatgtttcccTCATGAACTGCActtggcaggcaggcagggatgctccagcagaTACCCAATACTTTCTCTACTGGCAGAACTCGAG ATATGACGATGCAACAGAATGtgaattttatattaaagatGGAAATGGCAGAAATTTGGGATGTAGATTCCAGAATGTGAAAATAGAGATTGAAAAAGCTTACTTCCTGGTGAATGGGTCTAGCAAAGACTCCGTGATCCAATTCTATGATGAGTACATTCAACTGTATAAAATTG AAAAGCTCATGCCCCCATCAAATATCACTGTCAGCTGTGatgaaattaaaactgattGCCTAATTCAGTGGCAACAACCCCAGATAAGTCATTCTGGCAAAGACAAGTGTTTCAAATATGGAATCAACATCAAGTACAAg GATAATCCTGAGGGCAAAGCCAAATACACTTCCATACAA gatgGGGGAAATAATCACACATTTCAGAGATCCAATACAAGAAAGAAGTATCTCTTGCAAATGAGAACAGGTGGCACCACCTGCCTTGTGAACTCAGCCTGGGGGGAGTGGAGTGAACCTCTGGAGTTTG gaaatgaagaaattatttcttcttctgtatgGACTTTACTAGTGGTAGCAGCTGTGACCCTCTTAGTGGCAATCATAGCAATTTTGTTCTGTAAAAG GACTGGCttctggaaagcagcatttctacAAATCCCAGAGccaaaaaatgcatttcatggACTGCCTGATTCAAATCCGGAG ctgaTGGAGAGCAAAATTCAGTCAATTACTTATGAAAATCATGATATAGTAATAGTTTCTGATGTAgtgaaataa
- the LOC103532392 gene encoding granulocyte-macrophage colony-stimulating factor receptor subunit alpha-like isoform X2 encodes MVAPLALIFMTQWMLMITQLCVLAGTVPTAENMNCTFGNMAPPLHNGVSFSVTTLNMNGTYSSICRSIPQGMNGSAIENFSCVIFNVSLMNCTWQAGRDAPADTQYFLYWQNSRYDDATECEFYIKDGNGRNLGCRFQNVKIEIEKAYFLVNGSSKDSVIQFYDEYIQLYKIEKLMPPSNITVSCDEIKTDCLIQWQQPQISHSGKDKCFKYGINIKYKDNPEGKAKYTSIQDGGNNHTFQRSNTRKKYLLQMRTGGTTCLVNSAWGEWSEPLEFGNEEIISSSVWTLLVVAAVTLLVAIIAILFCKRTGFWKAAFLQIPEPKNAFHGLPDSNPEMRFPSPSHQLSP; translated from the exons GCAGAGAATATGAATTGCACATTTGGAAATATGGCACCTCCTCTGCACAATGGGGTCAGCTTTTCTGTTACAACACTGAACATGAATGGCACATACTCAAGCATCTGCAGATCTATTCCTCAAG GCATGAATGGGTCAGCCATTGAAAATTTCTCCTGTgtgatttttaatgtttcccTCATGAACTGCActtggcaggcaggcagggatgctccagcagaTACCCAATACTTTCTCTACTGGCAGAACTCGAG ATATGACGATGCAACAGAATGtgaattttatattaaagatGGAAATGGCAGAAATTTGGGATGTAGATTCCAGAATGTGAAAATAGAGATTGAAAAAGCTTACTTCCTGGTGAATGGGTCTAGCAAAGACTCCGTGATCCAATTCTATGATGAGTACATTCAACTGTATAAAATTG AAAAGCTCATGCCCCCATCAAATATCACTGTCAGCTGTGatgaaattaaaactgattGCCTAATTCAGTGGCAACAACCCCAGATAAGTCATTCTGGCAAAGACAAGTGTTTCAAATATGGAATCAACATCAAGTACAAg GATAATCCTGAGGGCAAAGCCAAATACACTTCCATACAA gatgGGGGAAATAATCACACATTTCAGAGATCCAATACAAGAAAGAAGTATCTCTTGCAAATGAGAACAGGTGGCACCACCTGCCTTGTGAACTCAGCCTGGGGGGAGTGGAGTGAACCTCTGGAGTTTG gaaatgaagaaattatttcttcttctgtatgGACTTTACTAGTGGTAGCAGCTGTGACCCTCTTAGTGGCAATCATAGCAATTTTGTTCTGTAAAAG GACTGGCttctggaaagcagcatttctacAAATCCCAGAGccaaaaaatgcatttcatggACTGCCTGATTCAAATCCGGAG ATGAGGTTCCCCTCACCCAGTCACCAACTCTCACCTTGA